The following coding sequences lie in one Bacteroides helcogenes P 36-108 genomic window:
- a CDS encoding helix-hairpin-helix domain-containing protein has product MASVQKEKKRQQQPSHKGNTAWRAAVTPFPFNPNTADSTTFRRLGLPDWMTRNILRYRSRGGKFRKAEDFKKIYGLTEKQYLALLPCLRIAEEDLTREMPRPLYAAPATESLIGNRQAENYKYPPGTVINLNRADTAELKKIPGIGSNIARLIASYRQRLGGFCRIEQLQEIRLNYQQLQPWFHIDSRELRRINLNRAGIEGLRSHPYINFYQAKAFVEYRKKKGVLCSLKPFALYEEFSETDLERISPYVCFE; this is encoded by the coding sequence ATGGCCTCCGTACAGAAAGAAAAGAAACGGCAGCAACAACCTTCTCACAAAGGCAACACCGCATGGAGGGCGGCTGTCACGCCGTTCCCCTTCAATCCCAACACGGCCGACTCCACTACCTTCCGTCGCTTAGGCCTGCCGGATTGGATGACACGGAACATCCTGCGCTACCGCAGCCGGGGAGGCAAGTTCCGCAAAGCGGAAGATTTCAAGAAGATATACGGACTGACGGAAAAGCAATATCTGGCACTTCTTCCCTGCCTCCGTATCGCAGAGGAAGACTTGACGAGGGAAATGCCCCGTCCTCTGTATGCCGCACCTGCAACAGAAAGCCTCATCGGAAACCGGCAGGCGGAGAATTATAAATATCCTCCCGGAACCGTCATCAACCTGAACCGTGCCGACACCGCAGAACTGAAAAAAATACCGGGTATCGGCAGCAACATCGCCCGCCTGATTGCAAGCTATCGCCAACGTTTAGGCGGATTCTGCCGGATTGAGCAGTTGCAGGAAATCCGTCTGAACTATCAGCAACTGCAACCGTGGTTTCACATAGACAGCAGGGAACTCCGCCGCATCAACCTGAACCGCGCCGGTATAGAGGGGCTGCGCAGCCATCCATACATCAACTTCTATCAAGCCAAAGCATTTGTGGAGTACCGGAAGAAAAAAGGTGTGCTCTGCAGCCTCAAACCGTTTGCCCTTTACGAAGAGTTCTCAGAAACAGATTTGGAAAGAATCAGTCCTTACGTCTGTTTTGAGTAA
- a CDS encoding alpha-N-acetylglucosaminidase produces the protein MKKQILFLLLLTSIHIHATSPIQGLLERIDKGASRKFVIEQVKSDKDFFELDRQKGKVVVRGNNYVSIATGINWYLKYHAGIHLCWNNMQAKLPDSLPPVPEKERHDTDLKYRYNLNYCTYSYTMAFWDWERWEKEIDWMALHGINLPLSIVGTGSVWRNVLSRLGYSKEEVNEFVAGPAFQAWWLMNNLEGWGGPNPDQWYSHQEQLQKRILKRMREYGIEPVLPGYSGMIPANAKEKLGLDVADPGKWCGYRRPAFLQPSDKNFRRIARLYYKEMTRLYGKANYYSMDPFHEGGNTKGVDLDAAGKSIRDAMKEANPQAVWVAQAWGACPYDNMIKNLPEGDMIVLDLYSESRPQWGDPASAWYRKQGFGRHGWIYCMLLNFGGNVGLYGKMEHVIDEFYKARESAFGGTLQGVGLTMEGSENNPVMYELLCELPWHGRRISKDQWLKSYLKARYGKTTPQTVEAWLKLSNTIYNSPNASTQQGTHESVFCARPSLEAYQVSSWSEMKDYYAPADIIRAAGKMIEAAEEFRGNNNFEYDLIDVVRQAVAEKGRLVYPIVVSAYKAADKQLFEAASARFLELIELQDKLLGTRREFRLGTWTNYARNMGETDAQKDLYEWNARVQITTWGNRTAANEGGLHDYAHKEWNGLLRDFYYMRWKAYFDELRSTLNGNAPKETDFYTLEENWAGQHNPYSAEPEGDATDIAKEVYGKITDK, from the coding sequence ATGAAGAAACAGATTCTTTTCCTGTTGCTGCTGACAAGCATCCACATCCATGCAACCTCGCCCATACAAGGCTTGCTGGAGCGTATCGACAAAGGGGCATCACGGAAATTCGTCATCGAACAAGTGAAGTCGGACAAGGACTTCTTTGAGCTGGACCGGCAGAAAGGCAAAGTCGTGGTCCGTGGCAACAACTACGTCAGCATAGCCACGGGCATCAACTGGTATCTGAAATACCATGCGGGGATTCATTTGTGCTGGAACAACATGCAGGCCAAACTTCCCGACAGCCTTCCCCCCGTTCCTGAAAAGGAACGGCACGACACCGACCTGAAGTACAGATACAACCTGAACTACTGCACCTATTCGTACACCATGGCTTTCTGGGATTGGGAGCGATGGGAAAAAGAGATAGACTGGATGGCGCTGCATGGCATCAACCTGCCTCTAAGCATTGTAGGAACGGGAAGCGTATGGCGCAATGTACTTTCCCGGTTAGGTTACAGCAAAGAAGAAGTCAATGAATTTGTGGCAGGCCCCGCCTTCCAGGCATGGTGGCTGATGAACAACCTTGAAGGCTGGGGCGGGCCTAATCCCGACCAATGGTACAGCCATCAGGAACAGCTACAGAAACGCATACTGAAGCGCATGCGTGAATACGGCATAGAACCGGTGCTTCCCGGCTATTCGGGCATGATTCCCGCCAACGCCAAAGAGAAATTAGGACTCGACGTCGCCGATCCGGGAAAATGGTGCGGCTACCGCAGGCCGGCTTTTCTGCAACCTTCCGACAAGAATTTCCGCCGCATCGCCCGCCTCTACTACAAGGAGATGACCCGGCTCTACGGAAAGGCAAACTATTACAGCATGGACCCCTTCCACGAAGGCGGAAACACGAAAGGCGTAGATCTTGACGCTGCCGGAAAGAGCATACGCGATGCGATGAAGGAAGCCAATCCCCAAGCGGTGTGGGTGGCTCAGGCATGGGGAGCATGCCCCTACGACAACATGATAAAAAATCTGCCGGAGGGCGACATGATAGTGCTCGACCTCTACTCGGAAAGCCGTCCCCAATGGGGCGACCCTGCATCCGCCTGGTATCGCAAGCAAGGTTTCGGCCGGCACGGATGGATCTACTGCATGCTGCTGAACTTCGGCGGCAACGTAGGCTTGTACGGCAAGATGGAACATGTGATCGATGAATTCTACAAAGCAAGAGAGAGTGCCTTTGGCGGCACGCTGCAAGGTGTAGGCCTCACCATGGAAGGCTCTGAAAACAATCCCGTGATGTACGAACTGCTGTGCGAACTGCCGTGGCACGGGCGGCGCATCTCCAAAGACCAGTGGCTGAAAAGCTACCTCAAGGCACGCTATGGCAAAACCACCCCGCAAACAGTTGAAGCCTGGCTGAAACTGAGCAACACCATCTACAACAGTCCCAACGCCTCCACACAGCAGGGAACGCACGAATCCGTATTCTGCGCCCGCCCGTCACTGGAAGCATATCAGGTTTCCTCCTGGTCGGAAATGAAAGATTACTATGCACCGGCCGACATCATCCGCGCGGCCGGCAAAATGATAGAAGCCGCCGAAGAATTTCGCGGGAACAATAATTTCGAGTACGACCTGATAGACGTGGTTCGCCAGGCCGTTGCCGAAAAAGGAAGGCTGGTTTACCCCATCGTAGTCAGCGCCTACAAGGCAGCCGACAAACAACTGTTTGAAGCAGCTTCCGCCCGCTTCCTCGAACTGATAGAACTACAAGACAAACTGCTGGGCACGCGCAGAGAGTTCAGGCTGGGCACATGGACAAACTATGCCCGCAACATGGGTGAAACAGATGCGCAAAAAGACCTGTACGAATGGAATGCACGCGTGCAAATCACCACCTGGGGCAACCGCACAGCCGCCAACGAAGGAGGCCTGCACGACTATGCGCACAAGGAATGGAACGGATTGCTGCGCGACTTCTACTACATGCGCTGGAAAGCCTATTTTGACGAACTCCGCAGCACACTGAACGGCAACGCTCCGAAAGAGACAGATTTCTATACACTGGAAGAAAACTGGGCCGGACAGCACAATCCGTACTCCGCAGAGCCTGAAGGGGATGCCACGGACATTGCCAAGGAAGTATATGGCAAAATAACAGACAAGTAA
- a CDS encoding DUF6705 family protein, with protein sequence MKRICMILVFVLACIEVFSQANYDAFVGTWVYQKNDTVFRIKLQKGTMEFGTMGDVPGIFGGYYLSVKGVVKEDYIKTMPTTWDAGVSAPSGNIYIDGFSITPNYLGFTFYDQRKQHINGTGIPGGKMRLIAPNKLHWELNEEEGLWAILEGSGEDMTPRGFSVPADVIMTKE encoded by the coding sequence ATGAAACGAATTTGTATGATTTTAGTCTTTGTACTTGCTTGTATAGAAGTATTTTCTCAAGCAAATTATGATGCTTTTGTAGGAACATGGGTGTATCAGAAGAATGATACGGTATTTAGGATTAAATTGCAAAAAGGTACAATGGAATTTGGAACAATGGGAGATGTACCCGGAATCTTTGGAGGATATTATCTCAGCGTAAAAGGAGTTGTGAAGGAAGATTACATTAAAACAATGCCGACAACATGGGATGCCGGTGTTTCTGCTCCATCAGGTAATATCTATATTGATGGATTTAGTATTACTCCTAATTATTTAGGCTTTACCTTTTATGACCAACGCAAGCAGCATATAAACGGTACGGGGATACCGGGTGGAAAAATGAGACTTATTGCCCCTAATAAGCTGCATTGGGAATTGAATGAGGAAGAAGGTCTATGGGCCATACTGGAAGGATCGGGTGAAGATATGACACCCAGAGGATTCTCTGTACCTGCCGATGTTATAATGACTAAAGAATGA
- a CDS encoding DUF6705 family protein: MKRISAILILVFACIEVFSQANYDAFVGTWVYQKNDTVFRIKLQKGIVKTSIAAYSNVFGGYYLCVKGIVKENYIKTLPTIWDVKMSTSAPSYNIYIDASSNTPNYLGFTFYDQRKKHINGKGIPGGKMRLIAPNKLHWTLDEEDGLWAILEGSGEDMTPRGFSVPADVIMTKE, from the coding sequence ATGAAACGAATTAGTGCGATTTTAATCCTTGTATTTGCTTGTATAGAAGTATTCTCTCAAGCAAATTATGATGCTTTTGTAGGAACATGGGTGTATCAGAAGAATGATACGGTATTTAGGATTAAATTGCAAAAAGGTATTGTAAAAACTTCCATAGCGGCTTATAGTAATGTTTTTGGCGGTTATTATCTTTGCGTAAAAGGAATAGTCAAGGAAAACTATATAAAAACGTTACCGACTATATGGGATGTTAAGATGTCCACTTCTGCTCCTTCATATAATATATATATTGATGCCTCCAGTAATACTCCTAATTACTTAGGTTTCACATTCTACGACCAACGCAAAAAGCATATAAATGGTAAAGGAATACCGGGTGGAAAAATGAGACTTATTGCTCCTAATAAGCTTCATTGGACATTGGATGAAGAAGATGGTCTATGGGCCATACTGGAAGGATCGGGTGAAGATATGACACCCAGAGGATTCTCTGTACCTGCCGATGTTATAATGACTAAAGAATGA
- a CDS encoding DUF6705 family protein: MKRISAILILVFACIEVFSQANYDVFVGTWVYQKNDTVFNASPCAKGSL, translated from the coding sequence ATGAAACGAATTAGTGCGATTTTAATCCTTGTATTTGCTTGTATAGAAGTATTTTCTCAAGCAAATTATGATGTTTTTGTAGGAACATGGGTGTATCAGAAGAATGATACGGTATTTAATGCATCACCCTGCGCAAAAGGTTCTCTATAA
- a CDS encoding DUF4377 domain-containing protein, whose product MKKLLFLFLNALVLTIMGCGNDAVPKDEAWDSERTIIIASKKLFGVVPNIEHHVCDSLYAVKNASSDEEWKAFSVEIENFDYQPGYEYVLKLNIHHVRLFQDGI is encoded by the coding sequence ATGAAAAAACTTTTATTCTTATTTCTAAATGCTCTTGTGCTGACAATTATGGGATGTGGCAATGACGCTGTTCCTAAGGACGAAGCGTGGGATAGTGAACGTACTATTATCATCGCCTCAAAAAAGTTGTTTGGAGTAGTTCCTAACATTGAGCACCATGTATGCGATTCATTGTATGCTGTCAAGAATGCTTCGAGCGATGAAGAATGGAAAGCTTTCTCAGTCGAAATAGAAAACTTTGACTATCAACCCGGTTATGAGTATGTTTTAAAACTGAACATTCATCACGTGAGGTTGTTTCAAGACGGAATCTGA
- a CDS encoding ABC transporter ATP-binding protein encodes MIQLDNIAKSFGSLQVLRGISLKIEKGEIVSIVGPSGAGKTTLLQIMGTLDMPDSGLVTINDTSVNRMGEKQLSAFRNRHIGFVFQFHQLLPEFTALENVMIPAFIAGKGQQEAKVAATEILEFMGLADRASHKPNELSGGEKQRVAVARALINHPAVVLADEPSGSLDTHNKEELHRLFFDLRNRFGQTFVIVTHDEGLAQTTDRTIHLLDGNITEPTLVS; translated from the coding sequence ATGATTCAGTTGGACAATATTGCGAAAAGTTTTGGAAGCTTGCAGGTGCTGCGCGGCATCAGCCTGAAGATAGAAAAGGGAGAGATAGTCAGCATTGTCGGGCCCAGCGGCGCGGGGAAAACCACCTTGTTGCAGATTATGGGCACACTGGACATGCCGGACAGCGGTTTGGTGACTATCAATGATACGTCGGTAAACCGTATGGGTGAAAAGCAGCTTTCCGCATTCCGCAACCGGCACATCGGCTTCGTCTTTCAGTTTCACCAACTGCTGCCCGAGTTCACGGCTTTGGAGAATGTGATGATACCGGCCTTCATTGCCGGGAAGGGACAGCAGGAGGCGAAGGTGGCTGCCACGGAAATCCTTGAATTTATGGGGCTTGCGGACAGGGCTTCGCATAAGCCTAACGAATTGTCCGGAGGTGAGAAGCAACGTGTGGCCGTGGCCCGTGCGTTAATCAACCATCCTGCCGTGGTGTTGGCGGATGAACCTTCGGGCAGCCTTGACACGCATAATAAAGAAGAACTGCACCGCCTTTTCTTTGATTTGCGCAACCGCTTCGGGCAAACTTTTGTCATCGTGACGCACGATGAAGGGTTGGCACAGACAACGGATCGTACTATACATTTGCTGGATGGGAATATAACAGAGCCGACATTAGTCTCATAA
- a CDS encoding histidine kinase dimerization/phospho-acceptor domain-containing protein encodes MDNTPDYQQLEQKLEKAKQTAFGTNMGHDIRTPLNAITGFARLMPESGDKASKSFNAYKPKPINRNALKERITRLPGR; translated from the coding sequence ATGGATAATACACCTGACTACCAACAATTAGAACAAAAGTTGGAGAAGGCTAAGCAAACTGCCTTCGGGACCAACATGGGCCATGATATAAGGACTCCTCTAAATGCCATTACCGGCTTTGCAAGACTGATGCCCGAAAGTGGCGACAAGGCATCGAAAAGCTTCAACGCTTATAAACCGAAACCCATCAACAGAAACGCTTTGAAAGAGCGAATCACAAGATTGCCCGGACGATAA